Proteins encoded by one window of Pseudomonas coleopterorum:
- a CDS encoding dermonecrotic toxin domain-containing protein, translating into MPTQFLPWFHSTSLRQRFAAHAQASLAAGTITVQEHQWLELLHATDRDHQPTSLRQMRVDSIAAILSDGQRVDLPATVRLSRGGHSNVVMLYNPLMGLRRFADPLQLKQFLLEHIGKSGWGAALRFAATATQQLAMKRHQVEAFQGSLLSGDVFDALMLRMQAGLADNLAQLRGWVRNQPTPDAMLAADKDGPIDPAVRASTCLAQYWNDAAATSAPLCEQLGTALQTTLLHHLLHSRQAGRLEPEQYRQLAAWAIGLDAETALALRAFSLRVSTMENQSVPLDDLLVLSLPDHTGSYYIYRAADGVQCYPSRRALLADLSDPLRRDYWLLQVSGSGRALLQTLRINALCLDPTPIQTLQGYANALLARQRSRLHEALSTDSSQTPLRLCQQALALDQYLDPHLRIMAPLFPADIRDDPASLNYVGGAILRDAHNPQQLLTHLADLDLQYARYQARGPDLASVSASILQLEMACVLEDGPAALSIQLPAPNLPQALWQNEDADLGQAFIQVAEGVQQPVDALPKSLMTSILQRARRQLRASFEQAVQHREALSGGYYRKLRYYLNELETRLDHKPAQRPAALQENIPDSTARQAWRLQTFDHLMAGSWPSASLPDLMRQADPSDSLAQALEHYRDLARRQIQIDMIPPWLAQATAAQKNDYLKALAYNLLSSPVEQDYLLDLQDIPAFAQDRLQSQLDIDFTPGRFKPQAIFVTTQRYVSAPPMPGEIPSAIPAATVSHRQSLVQYALNHYRDWDAALTAIELGSGHPAPPELDAAYVRQRVRALDLGKHYQVMLEQAFTATDVRYSQRLALYCRQLPGQLIERAWRAHLMGDLSLQAVQLVTQVMLAPEAQLRKAGELGVLDFTPLQLIPGPGLQPDCVPDSYLFIARGTGLCVLYLPYEASVPLQAFGGTAALLQALIDDSALQQRVLARMPGQWRSRYDHGGFREAHLNPSSTSGFDYFPAPGPVRLESTPIAGNLLHFLFEDNARYLVAHSKTQFITAAQAQWNAFVNVLSLAWEQLPMFLPGKMGLILAAWQLELKTLQVVEAAEQHKWGQNLLELTCALIQGALIGHGVAKLENVPTSLEQFWQAMREDEQYGVSLAGYESPGQALHELYFEASTGSYATRTTYEHFVSLRSRLYRVRQEGDQWFLAGEMDEELGPMLNFDPQLGWAISVPQALPLYEGGVPSRLGGRLTRWTLSRDQVVILAVGARKIRELMPQRARMLRHAHRDALTYLGVALDNLHRAIPTHRAPAATLEIIARFFGTPQVSDALVRRIRQSLEKLVTVMASRAYSPVSSKRYIMGRRLSPASSVGIAFMSALDPQKQVFLLDEFFEFDTARHLPLAPTFTPDDANALSKAMVLLHEFTHIACDTRDIRYLEAATPYVERLQPGVRRAWLEHEHDELFSHLTPSRRLFTVRDDVTGQIRDLRNDDRKGRALILRIAASPDLVDARRRFLDNADIRSRIMLMNADSLTLLIYRLGQRRHLD; encoded by the coding sequence ATGCCTACCCAATTTCTACCCTGGTTCCACAGTACTTCGCTGCGGCAACGTTTCGCGGCTCACGCGCAGGCCAGTCTGGCTGCCGGCACGATCACCGTACAAGAGCATCAATGGCTGGAGCTGCTGCACGCAACCGACCGTGACCACCAGCCCACTTCGCTGCGACAGATGCGCGTTGACTCGATCGCAGCCATCCTGAGCGATGGCCAACGGGTCGATCTGCCTGCCACGGTCCGACTCAGCCGAGGCGGGCACTCCAATGTCGTGATGCTCTACAACCCACTGATGGGGCTGCGCCGCTTTGCCGACCCGCTGCAGCTCAAGCAGTTTCTCCTCGAACACATCGGCAAATCGGGATGGGGAGCAGCCTTGCGCTTTGCGGCGACAGCGACACAGCAGCTTGCGATGAAGAGGCACCAGGTCGAGGCCTTTCAAGGCTCGCTGCTCAGCGGGGACGTGTTCGATGCATTGATGCTGCGTATGCAGGCGGGTCTTGCAGACAACCTTGCGCAGCTGCGCGGATGGGTGCGAAACCAGCCGACACCTGATGCCATGCTCGCTGCTGACAAAGACGGACCTATCGATCCGGCAGTGCGCGCCAGCACTTGCCTGGCCCAATACTGGAATGACGCGGCCGCCACCAGTGCGCCACTGTGCGAACAACTGGGCACGGCACTGCAGACTACCCTGCTCCACCACCTGCTGCACAGCAGGCAAGCCGGCCGGCTGGAACCGGAGCAATACCGCCAACTGGCCGCATGGGCGATCGGACTCGATGCAGAAACGGCGCTCGCGTTGCGAGCCTTTTCCCTGCGTGTGTCGACAATGGAAAACCAGAGCGTGCCGCTGGACGATCTGCTGGTGCTGAGCTTGCCGGACCATACAGGCTCGTATTACATTTATCGCGCTGCCGATGGAGTGCAGTGTTATCCCAGCCGTCGAGCCTTGCTGGCGGACCTCTCTGACCCGCTACGCCGAGACTACTGGCTGCTTCAGGTATCCGGCAGCGGCCGAGCCCTTTTGCAAACGCTGAGAATCAATGCGTTGTGCCTGGACCCCACGCCCATTCAAACGCTCCAGGGGTATGCAAACGCTCTGCTGGCACGTCAACGCAGCCGTCTTCATGAAGCCCTGAGCACGGACAGTTCGCAGACCCCTTTGCGCCTGTGCCAGCAAGCCCTGGCCCTGGATCAGTACCTGGATCCCCATTTGCGAATCATGGCCCCTCTTTTCCCAGCCGACATTCGCGATGATCCGGCCAGCCTGAACTACGTCGGCGGTGCGATCCTGCGTGATGCCCACAACCCGCAGCAGTTACTCACTCACTTGGCCGATCTGGACCTGCAATACGCCCGCTATCAAGCGCGAGGACCGGACTTGGCGTCGGTTTCGGCCAGTATTCTGCAACTGGAAATGGCCTGCGTCCTGGAAGACGGCCCCGCAGCACTGTCCATCCAGCTACCCGCGCCCAACCTGCCCCAGGCGCTATGGCAGAACGAGGATGCTGACCTGGGCCAGGCTTTCATACAGGTCGCCGAAGGGGTACAGCAGCCAGTCGACGCGTTGCCAAAATCATTGATGACGTCGATTTTGCAGCGTGCTCGCCGGCAGTTGCGTGCTTCATTCGAACAGGCAGTGCAGCACCGAGAGGCGTTGTCCGGCGGGTACTATCGCAAACTGCGGTATTACCTGAACGAGCTGGAAACTCGGCTGGACCACAAGCCTGCCCAGCGCCCTGCGGCCTTGCAGGAGAACATTCCCGACAGCACCGCAAGGCAAGCCTGGCGCCTGCAAACCTTCGATCATTTGATGGCGGGCAGCTGGCCCAGCGCGTCACTGCCTGATCTGATGCGTCAGGCGGATCCGTCCGACAGTCTGGCACAGGCTCTGGAGCACTACCGTGACCTGGCGCGTCGGCAAATCCAGATCGACATGATTCCACCCTGGTTGGCGCAGGCGACTGCTGCGCAGAAAAACGATTACCTGAAAGCCTTGGCCTACAATTTGTTGAGCAGCCCCGTCGAGCAGGATTACCTGCTCGACCTTCAGGACATTCCAGCCTTTGCCCAGGATCGTTTGCAAAGCCAGCTGGACATCGATTTCACGCCCGGTCGGTTCAAGCCCCAGGCCATCTTCGTGACCACCCAGCGCTATGTGTCGGCACCGCCGATGCCGGGTGAGATTCCCAGTGCCATTCCCGCCGCCACGGTCAGTCATCGGCAAAGCCTGGTGCAATATGCCCTGAATCATTACCGCGACTGGGACGCAGCCCTTACAGCCATCGAGCTGGGCAGCGGGCATCCGGCTCCCCCCGAGCTGGATGCCGCCTATGTTCGCCAACGGGTCCGAGCGCTGGACCTGGGCAAACATTACCAGGTGATGCTGGAGCAGGCGTTCACTGCAACGGACGTGCGCTATTCACAAAGGCTTGCGCTGTACTGCCGTCAACTGCCCGGCCAGTTGATCGAACGCGCCTGGCGAGCGCACCTCATGGGTGACCTGTCATTGCAGGCCGTTCAGTTGGTCACTCAAGTGATGCTTGCGCCCGAGGCACAGCTGCGCAAGGCTGGCGAGCTGGGAGTCCTCGATTTCACGCCACTGCAATTGATCCCCGGCCCTGGCCTGCAACCCGATTGCGTCCCGGACAGTTATCTGTTCATCGCCCGTGGTACCGGCCTGTGTGTGCTGTATCTGCCGTATGAGGCCAGCGTCCCGCTGCAGGCGTTCGGCGGCACTGCCGCGTTGCTGCAGGCATTGATCGACGACAGCGCCTTGCAACAACGCGTCTTGGCACGCATGCCCGGGCAGTGGCGTTCACGCTACGACCATGGTGGCTTCCGAGAAGCACATCTGAACCCGAGCTCGACCTCTGGTTTCGATTACTTTCCAGCGCCAGGCCCTGTTCGACTGGAAAGTACACCCATCGCCGGCAACCTGCTGCACTTTCTGTTCGAGGACAACGCGCGCTACCTGGTCGCGCACTCCAAGACACAATTCATCACAGCGGCACAGGCGCAATGGAACGCCTTCGTCAACGTATTGAGCCTGGCCTGGGAGCAACTGCCGATGTTTCTGCCGGGCAAAATGGGTCTGATCCTGGCCGCGTGGCAGTTGGAGCTCAAGACCCTGCAGGTCGTCGAGGCTGCAGAACAGCACAAATGGGGCCAGAACCTGCTTGAGCTGACCTGTGCACTGATTCAGGGTGCATTGATCGGACATGGTGTCGCGAAACTGGAAAACGTGCCGACCAGCCTCGAGCAGTTCTGGCAGGCCATGCGCGAAGACGAACAGTACGGCGTATCCCTGGCCGGCTACGAAAGCCCCGGCCAAGCCTTGCACGAACTGTATTTCGAGGCGTCCACCGGCAGCTACGCCACGCGAACCACCTACGAGCATTTCGTCAGCCTGCGCAGTCGGCTCTATCGTGTTCGACAGGAAGGCGACCAATGGTTTCTGGCGGGTGAGATGGACGAGGAATTGGGACCCATGCTCAATTTCGATCCCCAACTGGGTTGGGCAATCAGCGTGCCTCAGGCACTGCCCCTGTACGAAGGTGGCGTGCCAAGCCGGCTGGGTGGACGCTTGACGCGCTGGACGCTGAGCCGCGACCAGGTGGTCATCCTGGCCGTGGGCGCGCGCAAGATCCGTGAATTGATGCCGCAACGCGCCCGCATGTTGCGCCATGCACACCGCGATGCCCTGACCTACCTGGGCGTCGCTTTGGATAACCTGCATCGCGCTATCCCCACCCACCGCGCACCGGCGGCCACTCTGGAGATCATCGCGCGTTTCTTCGGTACGCCACAGGTCAGTGACGCGCTGGTGCGACGCATCCGTCAATCGCTGGAAAAACTCGTCACCGTCATGGCATCGCGAGCGTATTCGCCGGTGAGTTCAAAACGCTACATCATGGGCCGCCGCCTGAGCCCGGCCTCCAGCGTCGGTATCGCGTTCATGTCCGCACTGGACCCGCAGAAGCAGGTTTTCCTGCTCGACGAATTCTTTGAGTTCGACACCGCCCGCCACCTGCCGCTGGCGCCGACCTTCACACCCGACGATGCGAATGCCTTGAGCAAGGCCATGGTGTTGCTGCATGAGTTTACCCACATCGCCTGTGACACCCGCGATATCCGCTATCTGGAGGCTGCGACCCCCTACGTCGAAAGGTTGCAACCTGGCGTACGTCGCGCCTGGCTCGAGCATGAGCATGACGAGCTGTTCTCCCATCTCACACCCAGCCGACGGCTGTTCACCGTACGCGATGACGTAACCGGCCAGATACGCGACCTGCGCAACGACGACCGCAAGGGACGCGCGTTGATTCTGCGGATCGCCGCCTCGCCGGACCTTGTGGACGCCCGCCGCAGGTTCCTCGACAACGCGGACATCCGTTCACGCATCATGCTGATGAACGCCGACTCGCTGACCTTGCTGATCTACAGGCTGGGCCAGAGACGGCACCTGGATTGA
- a CDS encoding peptide chain release factor 3 — translation MTQQAAEVAKRRTFAIISHPDAGKTTITEKLLLMGKAIAVAGTVKSRKSDRHATSDWMEMEKQRGISITTSVMQFPYREHMVNLLDTPGHEDFSEDTYRTLTAVDSALMVLDGGKGVEPRTIALMDVCRLRDTPIVSFINKLDRDIRDPIELLDEIEAVLKIKAAPITWPIGCYRDFKGVYHLAGDYIIVYTPGHGHERTDVKIIEKLDSDEARAHLGDEYDRFVEQLELVQGACHEFNQDEFLTGQLTPVFFGTALGNFGVDHVLDAVVDWAPRPLPRVANERTVEPVEEKFSGFVFKIQANMDPKHRDRIAFMRICSGRYEKGMKMRHVRTGKDLRIGDALTFFSSEREQLEEAFAGDIIGLHNHGTIQIGDTFSEGESLGFTGIPHFAPELFRRVRLKDPLKSKQLRQGLQQLAEEGATQVFFPERSNDIILGAVGVLQFDVVASRLKEEYKVECAYEPITVWSARWIECADKKKLEEFSNKAAENLALDGGGHLTYLAPTRVNLALMQERWPDVKFRATREHH, via the coding sequence ATGACCCAACAGGCCGCCGAAGTCGCGAAACGCCGCACTTTTGCCATTATTTCCCACCCGGATGCGGGTAAGACGACCATCACCGAGAAACTCTTGCTGATGGGCAAGGCAATTGCCGTGGCCGGTACGGTCAAGTCGCGCAAATCCGACCGTCACGCGACTTCCGACTGGATGGAAATGGAGAAGCAGCGCGGGATTTCCATCACCACCTCGGTGATGCAGTTCCCCTATCGCGAGCACATGGTCAACCTGCTCGACACCCCGGGTCACGAAGACTTCTCGGAAGACACCTACCGCACCCTGACGGCGGTGGACTCGGCGCTGATGGTGCTCGATGGCGGTAAAGGCGTCGAGCCGCGCACCATTGCCCTGATGGATGTCTGCCGCCTGCGCGACACGCCGATCGTCAGCTTCATCAACAAGCTGGACCGCGACATTCGCGACCCGATCGAGCTGCTCGACGAGATCGAGGCGGTGCTCAAGATCAAGGCCGCGCCGATCACCTGGCCGATTGGCTGCTACCGCGACTTCAAGGGCGTCTATCACCTGGCAGGCGACTACATCATCGTTTACACGCCGGGCCATGGCCACGAGCGTACCGATGTGAAGATCATCGAGAAGCTGGACTCCGACGAGGCCCGTGCGCACCTGGGTGACGAGTACGACCGCTTCGTCGAGCAACTGGAACTGGTGCAGGGCGCTTGCCACGAATTCAACCAGGACGAGTTCCTGACCGGCCAGCTGACGCCGGTGTTCTTCGGTACGGCGCTGGGCAACTTCGGCGTCGACCATGTGCTCGATGCCGTCGTGGACTGGGCGCCGCGCCCGCTGCCGCGGGTGGCGAACGAGCGGACCGTGGAGCCGGTGGAAGAGAAATTCTCCGGCTTCGTGTTCAAGATCCAGGCGAACATGGACCCCAAGCACCGCGACCGTATCGCCTTCATGCGCATCTGTTCGGGCCGCTACGAGAAGGGCATGAAGATGCGCCACGTGCGCACCGGCAAGGACCTGCGCATCGGCGATGCCCTGACGTTCTTCTCCTCCGAGCGCGAGCAGCTCGAAGAAGCCTTCGCCGGCGACATCATCGGCCTGCACAACCACGGCACCATCCAGATCGGCGACACCTTCAGCGAGGGTGAAAGCCTGGGCTTCACCGGTATCCCGCACTTCGCCCCGGAGCTGTTCCGCCGAGTGCGGCTCAAGGATCCGCTCAAGTCCAAGCAGTTGCGCCAGGGGTTGCAACAGTTGGCCGAGGAAGGTGCCACCCAGGTGTTCTTCCCCGAGCGCAGCAACGACATCATTCTCGGCGCGGTCGGCGTGCTGCAGTTCGACGTGGTCGCCAGCCGCCTGAAAGAGGAATACAAGGTGGAATGCGCCTACGAGCCGATCACCGTGTGGTCCGCCCGCTGGATCGAGTGTGCCGACAAGAAGAAACTCGAGGAATTCAGCAACAAGGCCGCTGAGAACCTGGCCCTGGACGGCGGTGGGCACCTGACCTACCTGGCGCCGACGCGAGTCAATCTGGCGCTGATGCAGGAACGTTGGCCGGACGTGAAATTCCGTGCCACTCGCGAGCATCACTGA
- a CDS encoding polyamine ABC transporter substrate-binding protein, with amino-acid sequence MLRLALAVLMLATPMAFAAGKVSIFNWPDYMAPDTLSNFQRQTGIDTQYSIFDSNETLEKRLRESPGKYDVIFPSNHFMNRHISVGNLKPLDRSRLPNWKYLNPALLRALEINDPGNRYGFPYLWGFSGIGYNVQQVKAALGDDAPVDSWDLVFKPENIARLKKCGVAILDIGPELLPMALNYLGLPSHSQNPADYDKARALLLSIKPYVRYFDSVEYSHQLAEGKLCAVIGFSGDILQAQTQARQANQGVDIEFTLPREGSTMWFDMVAIPADAPDEDAAYTFLNYLLDPKVMANITNSVHYANGNEGADEWVDPAIKGDLRIYPSAEVMSKLFLLQPMPADIEQLRTRIWNQIRH; translated from the coding sequence ATGCTTCGCTTGGCCCTCGCCGTGCTGATGCTGGCCACGCCCATGGCGTTCGCCGCCGGCAAGGTCAGCATCTTCAACTGGCCCGATTACATGGCCCCCGATACCCTGTCCAACTTCCAGCGCCAGACCGGCATCGACACCCAATATTCTATTTTCGACAGTAACGAAACCCTGGAAAAACGCCTGCGTGAATCCCCCGGAAAGTACGATGTGATCTTTCCATCCAACCACTTCATGAATCGGCATATCAGTGTCGGCAATCTCAAGCCACTGGACCGCAGCCGTCTGCCGAACTGGAAGTACCTGAACCCTGCCCTGCTGCGCGCCCTGGAAATCAACGACCCCGGCAATCGTTACGGCTTCCCCTACCTGTGGGGCTTCAGCGGTATCGGCTACAACGTGCAGCAGGTCAAGGCCGCGCTCGGCGACGATGCGCCGGTGGATTCCTGGGATCTGGTGTTCAAGCCGGAAAACATCGCGCGCCTGAAGAAGTGCGGCGTCGCCATCCTCGACATCGGCCCCGAATTGTTGCCCATGGCACTCAACTATCTGGGGCTGCCCTCGCACAGCCAGAATCCGGCCGACTACGACAAGGCGCGCGCGCTGCTGCTGAGCATCAAGCCCTACGTACGCTATTTCGATTCGGTGGAGTACAGCCATCAGTTGGCCGAGGGGAAGCTGTGCGCCGTGATCGGTTTTTCCGGCGATATCCTGCAGGCGCAGACTCAGGCCAGACAGGCCAACCAGGGCGTGGACATCGAGTTCACCTTGCCGCGGGAGGGCTCGACCATGTGGTTCGACATGGTCGCCATCCCCGCCGACGCGCCGGACGAAGACGCGGCGTACACCTTTCTCAACTACCTGCTGGACCCCAAGGTCATGGCCAACATCACCAACAGCGTGCACTACGCCAATGGCAACGAAGGCGCCGATGAATGGGTCGACCCTGCGATCAAGGGCGATCTGCGGATCTACCCCAGCGCCGAGGTGATGAGCAAGCTGTTCCTGCTACAGCCCATGCCGGCCGATATCGAACAGCTGCGCACCCGAATCTGGAACCAGATCCGTCACTGA
- a CDS encoding polysaccharide deacetylase family protein, producing MLAALFCGAQAAVAAPPVATLERSHWPERIESPVLFDVASRAQILLFARSLLASESQDEAQLTARLGLRQINLLAIDDLRQRLWQRLWANFDLAQQSCEQDASFCYAIDSESDLRTQAADLGIAPESFYSGFAVPGQVFSEAYLNELLRLAAVSPQTTSEVQLLSEQEFDGNGFADRTFLLTFDGGPSPADGATDALTGYLRAQDLSATFFVPGQSLQARADKTSVAQLQALYAGQCVATLGWQYVSHGQWDKWQDSILRSIALLQSDLPDSYVPWFRPPYGQRRADSGGFFAGAGLRVALWNIDSMDDDSRLTAQQAGERTLSLMLLWRRGIVVFHDSLAKAQTAVPWLMRETAQTDIQWQACADVQ from the coding sequence ATGCTGGCCGCTCTGTTCTGCGGCGCTCAGGCCGCCGTCGCCGCGCCGCCGGTGGCGACCCTGGAGCGCAGTCACTGGCCCGAGCGCATCGAATCGCCGGTACTGTTCGATGTGGCCTCGCGTGCGCAGATACTGCTGTTCGCCCGTTCGTTGCTGGCCAGTGAAAGCCAGGACGAAGCACAGCTGACCGCACGTCTGGGCCTGCGCCAGATCAACCTGCTGGCGATCGACGACTTGCGCCAGCGACTCTGGCAGCGGCTCTGGGCCAATTTCGATCTGGCGCAGCAAAGCTGCGAGCAGGACGCCTCGTTCTGCTATGCCATCGACAGCGAAAGCGATCTGCGCACCCAGGCGGCCGATCTGGGTATCGCGCCCGAGTCCTTCTATTCCGGGTTTGCCGTACCGGGCCAGGTGTTCAGCGAGGCCTATCTCAACGAATTGTTGCGTCTGGCCGCGGTGTCGCCGCAGACCACCAGCGAAGTGCAGCTGTTGTCGGAACAGGAATTCGATGGCAACGGCTTTGCCGACCGCACCTTCCTGCTCACCTTCGACGGCGGCCCCAGCCCGGCCGATGGCGCCACCGATGCGCTGACCGGCTACCTGCGTGCGCAGGATCTGAGCGCTACGTTCTTCGTGCCAGGCCAGAGCCTGCAGGCGCGCGCCGACAAGACCTCGGTGGCTCAATTGCAGGCGCTGTATGCCGGGCAGTGCGTGGCGACCCTGGGTTGGCAGTACGTCTCTCATGGACAATGGGACAAATGGCAGGACTCGATACTGCGCAGCATCGCGCTGCTGCAGAGCGATCTGCCTGACAGCTACGTGCCCTGGTTCCGCCCACCCTATGGTCAGCGCCGCGCCGACAGCGGTGGGTTCTTCGCTGGCGCGGGTCTGAGAGTGGCGCTGTGGAACATCGATTCGATGGACGACGACAGCCGCCTGACCGCCCAGCAGGCCGGCGAGCGTACGCTCAGCCTGATGCTGCTGTGGCGTCGGGGGATCGTGGTGTTTCATGACAGCCTGGCCAAGGCTCAGACTGCGGTGCCCTGGCTGATGCGCGAAACCGCCCAGACCGACATCCAATGGCAAGCCTGCGCCGACGTTCAGTGA
- a CDS encoding PhoH family protein, giving the protein MDEQGRSTSSDQPILYVLDTNVLIHDPNALLNFEEHHVAIPMTVLEELDKLKDGKQTVAAECRQAIRLIDKTLGDASPPVVESGVPIMRVNGSTKGFLSILMDKRPEPSNLLPQNLNDNIIINQLIDLHTRNPDLSVILVTKDINMRLKARACGIAAEDYSTDQLVDDVSLLSRGYHNVPGSFWDRVSKVETRQDHGRTWHRVQLSELLPSVHMNEFIIDEQGFVGWIKGIKDDELMILDLHQEPLLHQEAWGLKPRDIYQALALFALLDPDIHLVNLSGAAGSGKTILALAAAIEQTMVTKRYRRIIATRSVQGLDQEIGFLPGTEAEKMEPWLGAITDNLEALHMEDENTHGSVDYILSKVPLQFKSLNYIRGRSFQQSLILIDECQNLTPHQMKTIITRAGAGSKVICLGNLAQIDTPYLSAPSSGLTYLTERFKDFPQGVHITLQGVPRSILAEYAESHL; this is encoded by the coding sequence ATGGATGAACAAGGACGCAGCACCTCTTCCGATCAGCCAATCCTTTATGTGCTCGATACCAACGTACTGATCCACGATCCAAACGCCCTGCTGAATTTCGAAGAGCACCACGTCGCCATCCCCATGACCGTTCTGGAGGAACTGGACAAACTCAAGGATGGCAAGCAGACCGTCGCTGCCGAGTGTCGGCAGGCCATCCGTCTGATCGACAAGACCCTGGGCGATGCCTCGCCTCCAGTGGTCGAGTCCGGCGTACCGATCATGCGCGTCAATGGCAGCACCAAAGGCTTCCTGTCCATCCTGATGGACAAGCGTCCCGAACCTTCGAACCTGCTGCCGCAGAACCTCAACGACAACATCATCATCAACCAGCTGATCGACCTGCACACACGCAACCCCGACCTGAGCGTGATTCTGGTCACCAAAGACATCAACATGCGCCTCAAGGCGCGCGCCTGCGGCATTGCCGCCGAGGATTACAGCACCGACCAGCTGGTCGACGACGTGTCGCTGCTTTCACGCGGCTATCACAACGTGCCCGGATCGTTCTGGGATCGCGTGAGCAAGGTCGAGACCCGTCAGGACCACGGCCGCACCTGGCACCGCGTGCAGTTGAGCGAGCTGCTGCCGTCGGTGCACATGAACGAGTTCATCATCGACGAGCAGGGTTTCGTCGGCTGGATCAAGGGCATCAAGGACGACGAACTGATGATCCTCGACCTGCATCAGGAGCCTTTGTTGCACCAGGAAGCCTGGGGTCTGAAGCCACGCGACATCTATCAGGCGCTGGCCTTGTTCGCCCTGCTGGACCCGGACATCCACCTGGTCAACCTGTCCGGTGCGGCGGGTTCGGGCAAGACCATCCTGGCGCTGGCTGCCGCCATCGAGCAGACCATGGTGACCAAGCGCTACCGGCGCATCATCGCCACCCGAAGCGTGCAGGGGCTGGACCAGGAGATCGGTTTCCTGCCCGGTACCGAAGCGGAAAAAATGGAGCCCTGGCTGGGCGCCATCACCGACAACCTCGAAGCCCTGCACATGGAGGATGAAAACACCCACGGCAGCGTCGACTACATCCTGAGCAAGGTGCCGTTGCAGTTCAAATCCCTCAACTACATCCGAGGCCGCAGTTTCCAGCAAAGCCTGATCCTGATCGACGAGTGCCAGAACCTGACGCCGCACCAGATGAAAACCATCATCACCCGTGCCGGCGCCGGTTCCAAAGTGATCTGCCTGGGCAACCTGGCGCAGATCGACACCCCCTACCTGTCGGCGCCCAGTTCGGGGCTGACCTACCTGACGGAGCGTTTCAAGGATTTCCCGCAGGGTGTGCACATCACCTTGCAAGGTGTACCGCGGTCGATTCTGGCCGAGTATGCCGAGAGTCATCTGTAA
- a CDS encoding pilus assembly protein, with protein sequence MRLLLTLLAVLAPCVHAAPELNIGSMYEYLEGTRSTALKRIYNSGDGTAFVKVTVAELVYGADGKVQEVSMDGLPTEQRTLIASPARLIVPAKGMQQVRLLFRGERTQERYFRLRFIPVLPDKQDSFGLTAEETRQYGESLKAGVNILAGYGAVVFVKPTQTRYDSDVVQEPGRFAIPNRGNATVVLDHFNDCDSSGRDCTTPVKHHIRPGGQMVFDKKPGRAYRFVLEEGEKRRSIEFNG encoded by the coding sequence ATGAGACTGCTCTTGACCCTATTGGCGGTGCTGGCACCTTGTGTCCATGCAGCGCCTGAACTGAACATCGGCAGCATGTACGAATACCTTGAAGGTACGCGCAGTACGGCGCTCAAGCGCATCTACAACAGTGGCGACGGCACGGCATTCGTCAAGGTCACAGTGGCCGAGCTGGTATACGGTGCAGACGGCAAGGTGCAGGAGGTTTCGATGGACGGCCTGCCTACCGAACAGCGCACGCTGATCGCCAGCCCTGCCAGGCTGATCGTGCCGGCCAAAGGCATGCAGCAGGTACGCCTGTTGTTTCGTGGAGAACGCACGCAGGAGCGCTACTTTCGCCTGCGCTTCATCCCGGTGCTTCCCGATAAGCAGGACAGCTTCGGGTTGACTGCCGAAGAAACGCGCCAGTACGGCGAATCCCTCAAGGCAGGTGTCAACATACTTGCAGGTTACGGCGCAGTGGTCTTCGTCAAACCAACTCAGACTCGATACGACAGCGACGTGGTTCAGGAGCCGGGACGATTCGCCATTCCCAACCGAGGCAACGCCACAGTGGTACTGGATCATTTCAATGACTGCGACAGCAGCGGTCGAGACTGCACCACTCCAGTCAAACACCATATCCGCCCTGGGGGCCAGATGGTGTTCGACAAAAAACCTGGGCGCGCCTATCGCTTCGTGCTGGAGGAAGGCGAGAAGCGCCGCTCGATCGAGTTCAACGGCTGA